From a single Nakaseomyces glabratus chromosome F, complete sequence genomic region:
- the STU1 gene encoding Stu1p (CAGL0F04301g~Ortholog(s) have structural constituent of cytoskeleton activity, role in microtubule nucleation and spindle pole body localization), giving the protein MPLNTGINADELPTLFAKYNELSTEDKLELLTSFKGHVKKELVDASAIELYFRVLLDTDTEIPESDAVDENSSKLSQLKHSSLCYLIKRVTMQAPSIFHDSNMVNRIILYLLLHAPSDTAPQSLERKKFWVPSIKAIESVYQISSSQVIKCLSGALEEIPSDGSISNEKKWQNYRNIVSATIEITKDSGSSALKDFLPVIARTLHQDDANESLSKEIQITTELVADLWITEVKKPSIPIQTVDFKDFRVRQYFQTLIDKKKSDANTPDSIKSLDSKDTSFNAIFDVESELSALINESIPPNFNDSYANANRAHSSVIIYETQSHFRADFEKLLIPFRDSKETEQNWKSRQTNVYQFRALIAANNNEESILKRDPDGVIETLKDIQFIEMISKAVHSLRTTLSFASCLLLRDVLNAFSSSLSNYMIESIFNVFKTLLSSTKKISSQIAFHCIVILLSNLTSFNNKQFQNSFVLINSKHIFSRQSSCLFLRVFIIKFANDSKFDSNTVYIEEWLKKGLTDPQTSVRETMRLTFWYYYKCYEKSAKRVMSNGITPQLKKAIELAIPPHLNVNYHQHTSLSSSSSTNSSRRSSLVGQRRFPSYAQPTQSSTHLRNQSTSTASNMRSASAISTRDSVLNKNSVSGYQNTTNIRKISTPLPTSNAKFVADSSTHTINLDGSFSQKVHNGIDIDLSEEIRSLESHTNKKKHMGNALQDHDNNQKSAHDCDGSSTDNQILLRLRRLADKYNNNSNLTAEEMNSFLIEFLEYASKNSPKSDAIDKFIKPLRGIMIALPSQTKKLMRSDWFMRNFKLTYLIELCAINETSISSLMEAKSDILSLLKCCTEILNNLEISNADEGKNDENSIGGLTTLSLYYLKFRRIFYNYCFSVVKEIIAGKKLQIGSSTPIIQNLIEVFCKINGKDYDSSLYYDVLYSIYKFDRGIFIAHLKEMPLFPTVFKVCNELKERHSDFVFNEILEEAESQVNGITKEISVGAQSNKEDEYKQYMEMTMVNPFAKKQDERIPSTGSVVHNPDMVTAFGDNSTVENSNDKKRPYSDDTENISLGNDTMRLTEMTKIVFPSLQATKKMKTPSSEEKINKSIEISDLFQDKEATEKPEKLLSDNANSSIASNNTIATVNDSPSVEVKVEELKKSPTNTININYEKDGDSRDIPIVSLGSESLNSQLTEIKDDLTDSVSEIDLKPDMLQMSVTCSPAILLEYYALLFKSEGAGKDCDADLSRLKKSLQRIKTKGFTIKHIDQIIKPLLFLESNEPLKVWLEDGGGYQDLLDLVAMILQSLGESDQLPLKLIGKSMALLFSLIAFIPLLKDSASLRSMSLQTIWENIVTIVGNLNVQESEIYGYFAEVRNQLVKQGFFDSKSITRMLNILMVEIDDEKVTKKIFLIETMKEIIRSKPPWTDKTYRLMEIVQTLAYLIESKTSTVRKACFECLILIFQLSNGKSKSFKQEVVELFQCIPDNVNKLIEHYCSFI; this is encoded by the coding sequence ATGCCCCTCAATACTGGCATAAATGCTGATGAATTGCCTACCTTGTTtgcaaaatataatgagtTAAGTACAGAAGATAAATTAGAGCTCTTGACAAGTTTCAAAGGTCATGTCAAGAAAGAGCTCGTGGATGCTAGTGCGATTGAATTATACTTTCGGGTATTGTTGGACACAGATACAGAGATACCAGAGTCTGATGCTGTAGATGAGAATTCAAGCAAGCTGTCACAATTGAAGCACTCTTCACTCTGCTACCTGATCAAGCGTGTGACTATGCAGGCGCCATCCATATTTCACGATTCAAATATGGTCAATCGCATAATACTTTACTTACTATTGCATGCACCTAGTGATACAGCACCACAATCATtagagagaaagaaattctGGGTTCCGTCTATAAAAGCTATAGAATCCGTTTACCAAATATCATCAAGCCAAGTTATCAAATGTTTATCTGGTGCACTAGAAGAAATACCGTCAGATGGTTCTATAAGTAATGAGAAAAAGTGGCAAAATTATCGGAATATCGTCTCAGCCACAATTGAAATTACAAAAGATAGCGGAAGTAGTGCATTAAAGGATTTCCTTCCTGTGATTGCAAGAACTCTTCATCAAGATGATGCAAACGAATCATTGAGCAAGGAAATCCAAATAACCACAGAATTAGTAGCTGATCTATGGATTACTGAAGTGAAGAAGCCGTCTATACCCATACAAACCGTTGATTTCAAAGACTTCAGAGTACGACAGTACTTTCAGACGCTTatagataaaaaaaaaagtgatGCCAACACACCAGACTCGATTAAAAGCCTAGACTCTAAAGATACATCATTCAATGCAATATTTGATGTGGAATCAGAATTATCAGCCCTTATAAATGAATCGATACCCCCAAACTTCAATGATAGTTATGCCAATGCAAATAGAGCTCATAGCTCAGTCATAATATATGAAACTCAGTCTCATTTCCGTgctgattttgaaaaactgcTAATACCATTTAGAGACtcaaaagaaactgaaCAGAATTGGAAATCAAGACAAACAAATGTATATCAGTTTAGAGCTTTAATTGCTGCGAACAATAATGAAGAATCTATATTAAAAAGGGATCCCGACGGCGTAATTGAGACTTTAAaagatattcaatttaTAGAAATGATATCTAAGGCGGTCCACTCTCTAAGGACTACATTATCTTTTGCAAGCTGTTTACTGCTAAGAGATGTTTTGAATGCATTTAGCTCTTCGCTTTCAAATTATATGATCGAATCCATATTTAATGTGTTCAAAACTCTactttcatcaacaaaGAAGATATCATCACAAATTGCATTTCATTGTATTGTGATATTACTTTCGAATCTAACTTCATTTAATAACAAGCAGTTCCAGAACAGCTTTGTGTTGATTAATAGCAAACACATTTTTTCAAGGCAATCATCGTGCCTATTTCTTAgagtttttattattaaatttGCTAATGATAGTAAATTTGATTCCAATACTGTTTATATAGAGGAGTGGTTGAAAAAGGGACTAACTGATCCACAAACATCTGTGCGTGAGACTATGAGATTGACATTTTGGTATTATTATAAATGCTATGAGAAATCAGCCAAGAGAGTGATGAGTAATGGTATTACCCCTCAGCTTAAAAAGGCCATTGAGTTGGCAATTCCGCCACATTTAAATGTTAACTATCATCAACATACCTCATTGTCAAGTTCATCCTCGACAAATTCATCCAGAAGATCAAGCCTGGTCGGTCAGAGACGTTTTCCTAGTTATGCTCAGCCGACACAATCCTCTACACATTTGCGCAATCAAAGCACATCAACAGCTTCAAATATGAGATCGGCTAGTGCAATTAGTACGCGTGATAGTGTGTTGAACAAGAACTCGGTATCTGGTTATCAAAATACAACAAATATAAGAAAAATTAGTACTCCTCTGCCAACATCTAATGCAAAATTTGTTGCAGATTCCTCCACACATACTATTAATTTAGACGGATCTTTCAGTCAGAAAGTACATAACGGtattgatattgatttaAGTGAGGAAATTCGGTCCTTAGAATCGcatacaaataaaaaaaagcatATGGGAAACGCATTGCAGGATCATGATAACAATCAGAAATCAGCACATGATTGTGATGGTTCCAGTACAGATAATCAGATTCTTTTGAGATTGCGTAGATTGGCAGATAAGTACAACAATAATTCAAATCTAACTGCAGAGGAGATGAATAGCTTTTTAATTGAGTTTTTAGAGTATGCTTCAAAAAATAGTCCAAAATCTGATGCTATAGACAAATTTATTAAGCCATTGAGAGGAATTATGATTGCACTCCCGAGCCAAACTAAAAAGTTGATGAGATCTGATTGGTTTATGAGAAATTTTAAACTGACATATTTAATTGAATTGTGTGCAATTAATGAAACGAGTATCAGTAGTTTGATGGAAGCGAAGAGTGATATATTATCGTTACTAAAGTGTTGTACCGAAATACTAAATAACCTGGAAATTTCGAATGCTGATGAGGGAAAGAATGATGAAAATTCAATTGGTGGTTTAACTACGCTATCCTTATACTATCTGAAATTCAGAAGAATATTTTACAACTACTGTTTTTCAGTGGTCAAAGAGATCATTGCAGGGAAGAAACTGCAAATTGGATCATCCACACCTATTATTCAGAACTTAATTGAAGTGTTCTGTAAGATAAACGGAAAAGATTATGATTCTAGTCTTTATTATGACGTCTTATATTCGATTTACAAATTTGACCGCGGTATTTTTATTGCGCATCTGAAAGAAATGCCATTGTTCCCTACTGTTTTCAAAGTATGTAATGAGTTGAAGGAAAGACACAGCGACTTTGTATTTAATGAGATACTGGAGGAAGCAGAGTCACAAGTAAATGGTATTACGAAGGAAATATCTGTTGGAGCTCAGTCAAATAAGGAAGATGAATATAAGCAATATATGGAAATGACAATGGTGAATCCATTTGCAAAGAAACAAGATGAAAGAATCCCAAGTACCGGTAGTGTTGTTCACAATCCAGATATGGTTACAGCATTTGGTGATAATTCTACAGTGGAGAATTCTaatgataagaaaagaCCGTATTCTGATGATACAGAAAATATTTCACTAGGTAATGATACAATGAGATTGACTGAGATGACTAAGATTGTATTTCCTTCTCTTCAAgctacaaaaaaaatgaaaactcCCAGTTCTGAGGAGAAGATTAATAAGAGCATAGAAATTTCTGATCTCTTTCAAGATAAAGAGGCCACTGAGAAACCAGAGAAACTACTGTCGGATAATGCTAATTCATCAATTGCTTCCAATAATACTATAGCAACTGTAAATGATAGTCCTTCTGTTGAGGTTAAAGTAGAAGAGTTGAAAAAAAGTCCGACAAAtactataaatataaactATGAGAAGGATGGTGATTCTCGTGATATTCCCATTGTTTCGCTGGGAAGTGAATCGTTGAACAGCCAGTTGACCGAGATTAAGGATGATCTTACTGATAGTGTAAGTGAAATCGACTTGAAACCTGATATGCTACAAATGTCGGTAACATGTAGTCCAGCGATACTGTTAGAGTATTATGCTTTATTATTTAAGTCGGAAGGGGCAGGTAAGGACTGTGATGCGGATCTGTCCAGGTTGAAGAAATCGTTACAACGTATTAAGACTAAGGGCTTCACTATCAAACATATCGACCAGATTATTAAACCACTCCTTTTTTTGGAAAGTAATGAGCCTTTGAAAGTGTGGTTAGAGGACGGTGGAGGTTATCAGGACTTGTTAGATTTGGTTGCAATGATCCTACAATCACTGGGTGAGTCAGATCAATTGCCTTTGAAACTGATAGGAAAGTCAATGgctcttttattttcactAATAGCCTTCATACCACTTTTGAAAGACAGTGCATCATTAAGATCGATGTCTCTACAGACTATTTGGGAAAATATTGTTACAATAGTTGGAAATTTAAACGTTCAAGAATCAGAAATATATGGCTACTTTGCGGAAGTAAGAAATCAATTGGTGAAGCAGGGCTTCTTTGATAGTAAATCCATCACCCGCATGCTCAACATattgatggtggagattgatgatgaaaaggtcacaaagaagatatttttgatagaaACTATGAAAGAGATCATCAGATCCAAACCACCGTGGACCGATAAGACTTACAGACTAATGGAAATTGTTCAAACGTTGGCTTACTTAATTGAAAGCAAGACAAGTACAGTCCGTAAAGCTTGTTTCGAGTGCCTGATCcttatttttcaattgtcAAATGGCAAGTCTAAATCTTTCAAGCAGGAGGTGGTTGAGTTGTTCCAATGCATACCAGATAATGTAAATAAGTTGATTGAGCATTACTGCAGTTTCATCTGA
- the POL12 gene encoding DNA-directed DNA polymerase alpha subunit POL12 (CAGL0F04323g~Ortholog(s) have DNA-directed DNA polymerase activity, role in DNA replication initiation, telomere capping and alpha DNA polymerase:primase complex, cytosol, nuclear envelope localization): MTVDGELITQFGPEAREASIASILESLMKLHSLDVEELYIRWEQFSYQRHEKQTDLNLKNLDSFKEFLQQQIEKKALQVSSASRKTGPMKKNKVVRGSTNNSAFGFSIPNTPTIKKRKLQVSSSTKKENGHENSLHFSEGTSVERTQQLGSSPLLNSDANRDVGVSTPIKLRESGKILDSLNPENIEIAGGIDPNVETATKVSIAPYFDAKKYKFRTMRQKIQDAADVLDEQIEAFHELIKGHYKLSTTDFADPTVQSQSEIYAIGRVVPDSALSEGFPNIDAIALETSRNQGIGRRIRLDLEHVSETSLFLGQIVAIKGKNATGEYFKVEEVLSLPYPDSPVSTANEIQEVQLSMDNAPMKAVITAGPYTADDKWDFSILSDFVDRINSDIKPHTIVMFGPFLDITQSCIKEANIPQFPNMKTQPKTLDEVFYKVVVPILKRIDSNIQVVLLPSTRDVLSRHAAYPQDSFDRKMLQLPRNFKCFPNPSTFQLNEVFVGCSNVDIYKDMKEITKGGSTSMRNRFDRVSEHVLQQRRYYPVFPGGLKKSLKFKDKTGKNIYEHISGADLDVPYLPLTEFVGGFAPDIIVIPSELQHFARVVRNVVFINPGRFVLAKGVNGTFVQLTVNCPDIESGDLTRIEDDEPTFLHNVWKRSRVDILTS; this comes from the coding sequence ATGACTGTGGATGGTGAGCTAATTACACAATTTGGTCCAGAAGCTAGAGAAGCCTCTATAGCTTCAATATTGGAGAGTTTAATGAAATTACATTCGCTGGATGTAGAAGAATTATACATTAGATGGGAACAATTTTCATACCAACGTCATGAAAAGCAAACTGATCTTAACCTGAAGAATTTGGATTCattcaaagaatttttACAGCAGcaaatagaaaagaaagcatTACAAGTTTCATCTGCTAGTAGAAAAACTGGaccaatgaaaaaaaacaaagtAGTTAGAGGGTCGACCAATAATTCGGCATTTGGCTTTAGTATTCCAAATACTCCCActataaagaaaagaaaactacaAGTAAGCTCAAGTACTAAGAAGGAGAATGGTCACGAGAACAGCTTGCATTTCTCTGAAGGTACTTCCGTCGAAAGAACACAACAACTGGGGTCTTCTCCACTTCTAAATTCTGATGCAAATAGAGATGTGGGGGTCAGTACACCTATTAAGTTGAGAGAGTCTGGTAAAATCTTAGACTCGCTGAACcctgaaaatattgaaattgcTGGGGGTATTGACCCCAATGTTGAAACAGCAACAAAAGTTTCTATTGCACCTTACTTTGATgccaaaaaatataaattcaGGACAATGAGACAAAAAATACAGGATGCTGCCGATGTGTTGGATGAGCAAATTGAAGCATTTCATGAATTGATCAAGGGTCATTATAAGCTAAGTACAACAGACTTTGCTGATCCAACTGTACAGTCGCAATCTGAAATCTATGCAATTGGTAGAGTTGTTCCAGATTCCGCGCTATCTGAAGGTTTCCCGAATATAGATGCAATTGCTCTAGAAACATCAAGAAATCAAGGTATTGGTAGAAGAATACGGCTTGACCTCGAACATGTATCAGAAACCTCACTATTTTTAGGCCAAATTGTTGCTATTAAGGGTAAAAATGCAACTGGTGAATATTTCAAGGTAGAGGAAGTTTTATCTCTCCCTTATCCTGATTCCCCTGTCTCTACTGCAAATGAGATTCAGGAAGTACAACTGTCCATGGATAATGCGCCCATGAAAGCTGTTATTACGGCGGGTCCTTACACAGCTGATGACAAATGGGATTTTTCGATACTATCAGATTTTGTTGATCGAATCAATAGCGATATTAAACCACACACCATAGTAATGTTTGGCCCATTTTTGGATATTACTCAATCATGTATCAAGGAGGCAAATATTCCTCAATTTCCAAATATGAAAACTCAGCCAAAGACTCTAGATGAAGTCTTCTATAAAGTTGTTGTACCAATACTGAAAAGAAttgattcaaatattcAGGTTGTCCTTTTACCATCAACTAGGGATGTGTTGTCCCGGCACGCCGCCTATCCTCAAGATTCATTTGACAGAAAAATGCTCCAGTTACCTAGAAATTTTAAGTGCTTTCCAAATCCTTCGACCTTTCAACTTAATGAAGTCTTTGTTGGTTGCTCAAATgtagatatatataaggATATGAAGGAGATAACTAAGGGTGGTTCTACCTCGATGAGAAATAGATTTGATAGAGTTTCAGAGCATGTGCTACAGCAACGTCGTTATTATCCAGTTTTCCCTGGTGGTCTAAAGAAATCACTGAAATTCAAAGATAAAACAGGTAAAAACATATACGAGCATATTTCTGGTGCCGATTTAGATGTGCCATATTTACCGCTGACAGAATTTGTGGGAGGTTTTGCCCCTGATATCATTGTGATACCTAGTGAATTGCAGCATTTTGCCAGGGTTGTCAGAAATGTCGTTTTCATAAATCCAGGTAGATTTGTTCTTGCTAAGGGTGTAAATGGAACCTTTGTTCAGTTAACAGTAAATTGTCCAGATATAGAATCTGGTGACTTGACCAGaattgaagatgatgaacCGACTTTCTTGCATAATGTCTGGAAACGCTCCAGGGTAGATATTCTAACCAGCTGA
- the IST2 gene encoding Ist2p (CAGL0F04345g~Ortholog(s) have endoplasmic reticulum localization): MVESLEQLDPNCVIVFQNTEQNVTQLVSELNLKGMPVVTRPGSDKTSLFAFTRIDPTRYEDIHSCFHNLKATIPSIINIFPIYDNETTKRVDTLYKKNVKGQYLSLPMDADLIELFNLTGDAEQALYFSFFRHYIKWLLPMAFFGLFVRYTSGNNPWEFNPYYSGALLIWSITFSAFWIFKKKPYYNKIFIKSQTFSTLFSKQSTNFETPSNLLLKKIAFAPIAVVFALTLITCQLTCFAIEIFFTQLYAGPLASVTSLIPTVLLAVLTNIINMLYNKFFVERFIAWENGPNPKRSKMEKNFVLLFFVNYTPLLITLFLYLPFGYKFNSTIKTSVVSWANSHHLQTRNDDFKINTTRYKNQIFYFMVTNQIVAFALDNIVPTIIGKVMPIVQSKVAEKNEKRSSIANIDIVREEYPAELKRWKKVGSYSTGPWGEFDVDENYRKVIIQFGFVAMFSVLWPLAPSLSVFFNVLTYKADMWRALKKCKPKYLPILSEYLEEEEDAEKELSTDSWNVLLEIITWLSVIVGPTITYMYINCNIPGVGKETVLEKRDLWYASSPFSFSWTSLLLFSIFIEHVSIVGYIFISSFLQSTEAPHFRGFVPPAKSPREVKTMHKGSIDLSEVIEQTKTFKAMADVTPEPNESLPVPNVTDVFQSKNSDAKDKSVSPGVTDEIKDTTLNSIPTPSKQSTMKRDNESPATFSGSTSTNVPAIDDDSVAGATLPDTIPTSKNYDSRTNKTPSNTNKTSNMTPANGIAHDKNSMSINEKVKQSESSNSTMPQKENIDPTMVKSSNISGNLHSDVPLAAAAASTALYNVPVHANNDETERQAKTSLNANGIRHISSHRSLQPPAATQQFGRDYQPAAKPITPASRRYSRPDSRISNSGQNSMTSSNMSEAYSSDRAGVNRQSSTSNSSHKKKKGLLHKLKKKL; this comes from the coding sequence ATGGTTGAATCATTAGAGCAGTTGGATCCCAACTGTGTAATAGTGTTTCAAAATACCGAACAAAATGTCACGCAATTGGTTAGCGAACTGAACTTGAAAGGCATGCCTGTTGTCACTAGACCCGGCAGCGATAAGACCTCTTTATTTGCGTTCACCAGGATTGATCCTACCAGATACGAGGATATACACAGCTGCTTCCACAATTTGAAAGCTACTATACCTTCTattatcaatatcttccCGATCTATGACAACGAAACAACCAAGAGAGTTGATACCCTATACAAGAAAAACGTGAAAGGCCAATACCTTTCACTACCTATGGATGCAGACTTAATTGAACTGTTCAATCTAACAGGAGATGCTGAACAGGCGCTGtacttttcattttttagaCATTATATTAAATGGCTGCTACCAATGGCTTTCTTTGGACTCTTCGTTCGCTACACTAGCGGTAACAATCCATGGGAATTTAACCCATACTACTCTGGTGCCTTGCTCATCTGGTCCATCACTTTTAGTGCTTTTTGGATCTTTAAAAAGAAACCTTACTATAACAAGATATTCATCAAATCTCAGACCTTTAGCACTTTATTCTCAAAACAAAGTACAAACTTTGAGACCCCATCGAACTTACTCCTAAAGAAGATAGCCTTTGCCCCAATTGCTGTAGTCTTTGCATTAACATTAATTACCTGCCAATTGACCTGCTTTGCAATTGAAATCTTCTTCACTCAGTTATATGCTGGTCCATTGGCTTCAGTGACTTCGTTGATTCCAACCGTTCTACTTGCTGTACTAACAAACATCATAAATATGCTATACAACAAGTTCTTCGTCGAGAGATTCATTGCATGGGAAAATGGTCCTAACCCAAAGAGATCcaaaatggaaaaaaattttgtaCTATTGTTCTTCGTGAATTACACACCTTTGTTAATTACTTTATTCTTATATCTACCTTTCGGTTACAAGTTCAACTCTACTATCAAGACCAGCGTTGTGTCATGGGCTAACAGTCACCATTTACAAACTAGAAATGATGACTTCAAGATTAACACCACTAGGTACAAAAACCAAATATTTTACTTTATGGTGACAAACCAAATTGTTGCCTTCGCTCTAGACAACATTGTACCAACAATTATTGGTAAGGTTATGCCAATTGTGCAATCAAAAGTCGCCgaaaagaatgaaaagAGATCTTCTATTGCCAATATTGATATAGTAAGAGAAGAGTATCCAGCTGAATTGAAAAGATGGAAAAAGGTGGGATCTTACAGTACTGGCCCATGGGGTGAATTCGACGTGGATGAAAATTATAGGAAAGTTATTATTCAGTTTGGTTTTGTTGCCATGTTTTCTGTCCTGTGGCCATTGGCACCTTCGCTTTCTGTGTTTTTTAATGTGCTAACTTACAAAGCTGATATGTGGAGGGCTCTGAAAAAATGTAAACCAAAATACCTGCCAATCTTAAGTGAatatttggaagaagaagaagatgcaGAAAAAGAGCTATCGACTGATTCTTGGAATGTGCTATTAGAAATCATCACATGGTTGAGTGTGATAGTAGGTCCAACCATAACTTACATGTACATAAATTGCAATATCCCCGGTGTTGGTAAAGAAACTGTACTAGAGAAACGTGATTTATGGTATGCAAGTTCgccattttctttttcatgGACATCTTTGCTGTTGTTCTCGATTTTTATTGAGCATGTATCCATTGTAGGATACATTTTTATCTCGTCTTTCTTGCAATCGACTGAAGCACCCCATTTTAGAGGATTTGTTCCTCCTGCAAAAAGTCCTAGAGAGGTAAAGACCATGCATAAAGGAAGTATCGACTTATCTGAAGTTATTgaacaaacaaaaacttTCAAAGCTATGGCCGATGTCACACCTGAACCAAATGAATCACTACCCGTCCCAAATGTCACTGATGTATTCCAAAGCAAGAATTCCGACGCAAAAGACAAATCAGTGTCACCGGGCGTTACtgatgaaataaaagacaCCACCTTGAACTCAATACCAACTCCCTCAAAACAATCTACAATGAAGAGAGATAATGAATCACCAGCAACTTTTAGTGGCTCAACATCTACAAATGTTCCCGCAATAGATGATGATAGTGTTGCAGGTGCAACATTACCAGATACAATTCCAACATCGAAAAATTATGATTCCAGAACTAACAAAACACCAAGCAACACAAATAAAACGAGCAACATGACCCCTGCAAATGGTATTGCCCATGACAAAAACAGTATGTCTATCAACGAGAAAGTTAAGCAATCTGAAAGCTCAAACTCCACCATGCcacaaaaggaaaatattgaCCCTACAATGGTGAAATCATCGAACATCTCCGGCAACTTGCATTCTGATGTGCCCCtagcagcagcagcagcctCTACTGCACTGTACAATGTTCCAGTACACGCTAATAACGATGAAACCGAGAGACAAGCCAAGACATCTCTGAATGCCAATGGTATCCGTCATATTAGTTCACATAGATCTCTGCAACCTCCTGCGGCAACACAACAATTTGGCAGGGACTATCAACCCGCAGCTAAGCCAATAACTCCAGCTTCAAGGAGGTATTCAAGACCTGATTCACGCATATCTAACTCAGGACAAAATAGTATGACTTCTTCCAATATGTCAGAAGCCTACAGCTCTGACCGTGCCGGTGTAAACCGTCAAAGTTCAACAAGTAACAGTTCacacaagaagaagaaaggcCTACTACataaattgaagaagaaattataA
- a CDS encoding pyridoxal phosphate homeostasis protein (CAGL0F04367g~Ortholog(s) have pyridoxal phosphate binding activity and cytosol, nucleus localization), with protein MSLRRALYTVMSGVAKREVAYDSVRQKQLVSQFLEVENRVQSEVNGSKSVLLLAVSKLKPASDVQILYDHGVRDFGENYVQELIEKAELLPTDIRWHFIGGLQTNKCKDLAKVPNLFSVETVDSLKKAKKLNEARGKYQPDANAISCNIQINTSQEDQKSGLVDEDEVYEIVKFFLSEDAKFVKLNGLMTIGSWEVSHEEGEENKDFSKLVEWKSKIDSKFGTDLKLSMGMSADFKQAIRQGTSEVRIGTDIFGTRPPKNEARIL; from the coding sequence ATGTCCCTAAGGCGAGCTCTCTATACAGTTATGTCCGGTGTTGCTAAGCGTGAAGTTGCGTATGACAGTGTTAGACAGAAACAACTGGTGTCTCAATTTCTAGAAGTTGAGAACCGAGTTCAAAGTGAAGTAAATGGGTCTAAGTCTGTGTTGCTTCTGGCTGTCTCCAAATTGAAACCCGCCAGTGATGTTCAGATATTGTATGATCACGGTGTCAGGGATTTCGGTGAAAACTATGTCCAAGAGCTGATTGAGAAGGCTGAACTATTGCCCACTGATATCAGGTGGCATTTTATCGGTGGGTTACAGACCAATAAATGTAAGGACTTAGCTAAGGTACCCAACCTGTTCTCTGTTGAAACAGTGGATTCATTGAAGAAGGCAAAAAAGTTGAACGAGGCTAGAGGTAAATACCAGCCAGATGCCAATGCAATTTCCTGTAACATTCAAATCAACACATCACAAGAGGATCAGAAATCAGGTTTGGTCGATGAGGATGAGGTATATGAGATTGTCAAGTTCTTCCTGTCAGAAGATGCCAAGTTTGTTAAACTGAATGGTTTAATGACCATTGGTTCTTGGGAAGTATCGCATGAGgaaggagaagaaaataaggATTTCAGTAAGCTAGTTGAATGGAAATCTAAGATCGATTCCAAGTTTGGTACCGATTTGAAATTATCTATGGGTATGAGTGCTGATTTCAAACAAGCTATTAGGCAAGGAACTTCTGAAGTAAGAATTGGAACAGATATATTTGGCACCAGGCCTCCAAAAAATGAGGCAAGAATATTGTAA